One window from the genome of Pedobacter schmidteae encodes:
- a CDS encoding single-stranded DNA-binding protein, translating to MENVKNSVRLMGFAGSDPVVINFANEKRMARISIAVNEFYKNNSGEPINQTQWFNLIFWNKKVELVEDVIKKGTRFSIEGKLNTQTYTDKKGEQRYSTEIVVNSIELTPKEEHKLSLTAE from the coding sequence ATGGAAAATGTAAAAAACAGTGTTCGTTTAATGGGGTTTGCGGGGAGTGACCCGGTAGTGATCAATTTTGCAAATGAAAAAAGAATGGCGCGGATCAGTATTGCTGTGAATGAATTTTATAAGAATAATTCGGGTGAACCCATCAATCAAACTCAATGGTTTAACTTAATTTTCTGGAATAAAAAAGTAGAATTGGTTGAGGATGTCATCAAAAAAGGAACACGCTTTAGTATTGAAGGAAAACTCAATACCCAAACCTATACAGATAAAAAAGGCGAACAGCGTTATTCTACCGAAATTGTAGTGAATAGCATTGAACTGACACCTAAAGAAGAACATAAATTGTCGCTGACGGCAGAGTAA